Proteins encoded in a region of the Marmota flaviventris isolate mMarFla1 chromosome 3, mMarFla1.hap1, whole genome shotgun sequence genome:
- the Akap3 gene encoding A-kinase anchor protein 3, which yields MSERVDWLQSQNGVCKVDVYSPGDSQPQDWKMEASTDPVRVLSWLRRDLEKSTAEFQDIRFKPGESSFGEETANPGNRGFCVDYFNNPQKGSPGRLHFEVTHKETPSQDPCPQAGKGSSVDEVSFYANRLTNLVIAMARKEINEKIDGSENKCVHQSLYVGDEPVPKKSLSTVASELVNETVSACANTTSPDKAPGSGDRASGLSQSPPNLKYKSTLKIKECTKKSKCPDDKSASKKSFFYKEVFESRNAGDAKEGGKSLPGEKKMFSGQERPSDFTASVSQGIMTYANSVVSDMMVSIMKTLRIQVKDTTIATILLKKVLIKHAKEVVSDLIDSFMKNLHNVTGTLMTDTDFISAVKRSLFSQGSQKATDIMDAMLGKLYTVMFAKKFPDNLRKTKDKSESYSLLSMKGIDRNMNFTMKSEAKVKEKTYSSGKPEKEKTCAETLGEHIIKEGLTMWHKTQKKECKSPDFEPAAINKQKSPAPDIPFECLDPCSFSPSLHFPEIPENFMCDSDSWAKDLIVSALLLIQYHLAQGGRMDAQSFLEAAGSSNFPITKTPVVLDESSLKTPHVVCDQEQSEKKDLMSVFFNFIRNLLGETIFKGDNSCESKAPEKSDKEKDCNQGERPATTSPKLSEGDEAGAFSGLTKMVANQLDGNMNGQMVDHLVDSVMKLCLIIAKSCDSPLAELGDEKSGDASRPNSAFPESLYECLPVKGTGTAEALLQNAYQAIHNELRCASGQPPEGCTAPKVIVSNHNLSDTVQNKQLQAVLQWVAASELNVPILYFAGDDEGIQEKLLQLSAAAVDKGRSVGEVLQSVLRYEKQRQLDEAVGNITRLQLLDWLMVNL from the exons ATGTCAGAAAGGGTTGACTGGTTACAAAGCCAAAATGGAGTATGCAAAGTCGATGTCTATTCTCCTGGAGACAGCCAACCCCAGGACTGGAAAATG GAAGCGTCAACAGATCCTGTCAGAGTGCTCAGCTGGCTCCGCAGAGACCTGGAAAAAAGTACAGCAGAATTCCAAGATATTAGATTCAAGCCTGGAGAATCGTCATTTGGTGAGGAAACTGCCAACCCAGGAAACAGAGGTTTCTGTGTAGACTATTTCAACAACCCCCAGAAGGGCAGTCCAGGGAGATTGCATTTTGAGGTAACTCACAAAGAGACTCCCTCCCAGGACCCCTGTCCTCAAGCTGGTAAAGGGAGTTCAGTCGATGAAGTTTCCTTCTATGCTAACCGCCTCACAAATCTAGTCATAGCTATGGCCCGCAAGGAGATCAATGAGAAGATCGACGGCTCTGAAAACAAATGTGTCCATCAATCATTGTATGTAGGGGATGAACCTGTACCCAAAAAGAGCCTGAGTACAGTAGCATCAGAGTTGGTGAATGAAACTGTCTCTGCATGTGCCAATACAACTTCCCCAGACAAGGCTCCTGGCTCTGGAGACAGAGCCTCCGGATTATCACAGAGTCCCCCAAATTTGAAGTACAAGAGCACTTTGAAAATCAAGGAGTGTACCAAGAAAAGCAAGTGTCCAGATGACAAGTCCGCTTCTAAGAAGTCTTTCTTCTATAAGGAAGTGTTTGAATCTCGGAATGCAGGTGATGCCAAAGAGGGTGGAAAGTCCCTACCTGGGGAGAAAAAGATGTTCAGTGGGCAGGAAAGGCCTAGTGACTTTACAGCTTCCGTTAGTCAAGGGATCATGACCTATGCCAATAGTGTGGTATCGGATATGATGGTCTCCATCATGAAGACACTGAGGATCCAAGTGAAGGACACAACTATTGCCACCATCTTACTAAAGAAGGTACTGATCAAACATGCAAAAGAAGTCGTCTCAGATCTCATTGATTCCTTCATGAAGAATCTCCACAATGTCACCGGGACCCTTATGACTGATACAGACTTTATCTCAGCTGTGAAAAGAAGTCTCTTCTCTCAAGGAAGCCAAAAGGCTACAGATATCATGGACGCCATGCTAGGTAAACTATACACTGTGATGTTTGCCAAAAAATTCCCTGATAATCTCCGGAAAACCAAGGATAAGTCAGAGAGTTATTCCCTCCTCTCCATGAAAGGAATAGACCGAAATATGAACTTTACAATGAAATCTGAAgctaaagtgaaagaaaagacATATTCGTCAGGCAAACCAGAGAAGGAGAAGACTTGCGCTGAAACCCTGGGTGAGCATATTATCAAAGAGGGGTTGACTATGTGGCATAAAACTCAAAAGAAAGAGTGTAAATCTCCAGATTTCGAACCTGCAGCTATCAACAAACAGAAAAGTCCTGCACCAGACATTCCCTTTGAGTGTCTGGATCCTTGCAGTTTCAGCCCTTCTCTGCATTTCCCAGAGATACCAGAGAATTTTATGTGTGATTCAGACTCCTGGGCCAAGGACCTGATTGTGTCTGCCCTGCTTCTGATTCAGTACCACCTGGCTCAGGGAGGAAGGATGGATGCACAGAGCTTCCTTGAAGCTGCTGGCTCCTCCAACTTTCCCATCACCAAGACCCCTGTAGTTTTAGATGAATCCAGCCTTAAGACCCCTCACGTGGTATGTGACCAAGAACAATCAGAAAAGAAGGATCTAATGagtgttttcttcaattttatccGGAACTTACTTGGTGAAACTATTTTCAAGGGTGACAATAGCTGTGAATCCAAGGCTCCAGAAAAGTCAGATAAGGAAAAAGATTGCAACCAGGGTGAAAGACCTGCGACCACTTCCCCCAAATTATCTGAAGGTGATGAGGCTGGTGCCTTTTCTGGGCTGACCAAGATGGTTGCCAACCAGCTGGATGGCAACATGAATGGGCAAATGGTAGATCATCTGGTGGACTCAGTGATGAAGTTGTGTCTCATTATTGCCAAGTCCTGTGACTCTCCCTTGGCAGAGCTGGGAGATGAGAAAAGTGGGGATGCCAGCCGGCCAAATTCAGCCTTCCCAGAGAGTTTGTATGAGTGTTTACCAGTCAAAGGCACAGGAACAGCAGAGGCTCTCCTACAAAATGCCTATCAAGCCATCCATAATGAACTGAGATGTGCATCAGGACAGCCCCCTGAAGGATGTACAGCACCCAAAGTGATTGTCAGTAATCACAACCTATCTGACACAGTTCAGAACAAGCAACTCCAAGCTGTTCTTCAATGGGTAGCTGCTTCTGAGCTCAATGTCCCGATTTTGTACTTTGCTGGTGATGATGAAGGGATCCAAGAGAAG CTACTTCAGCTCTCGGCTGCTGCTGTAGACAAGGGACGCAGCGTAGGGGAGGTTCTGCAGTCGGTGCTGCGCTATGAGAAGCAGCGACAGCTGGATGAGGCGGTGGGAAATATCACACGGCTGCAGCTGCTGGACTGGCTGATGGTGAACCTGTGA